The uncultured Methanoregula sp. genomic sequence GGTAGTATATGTCAGGATCCCCCTCTCCCGAAAGAGGGGGCCCGGCAGGGTATGGTGAACCAATGTTCCGGATAAAAAAGAACAAACCGGTAATATCAGCCGATGCGAAATCGTTTCGCGCTATACGGAGGCTCAACCTCAACCGTACCTACATGCCCCTCAAGATCGGTGCGATTGCAGGGTACATCCTCCTTGGGATGCTCTCCGCATCCACATCCATGTTCGGTATCCTCGTCGGGGCCATTCTCCGCCTGATCGGATTGTAATCAAATCCCCCGGCTCATTCTTTTTTCTCTTGTTACCAGTATGCAAGGATACCGAGGGAGCCATGCACCAGGGCAAGAGCGATCGATACCGCTGCACACCGCATATGCCACCGGAACGGGATCGTGTGAATCCCCCTGAGGTTCATGATGGCGACTGAGGCCGTGATAAGAAAGCCAAGAAGAGTCAGCACACCCAGGTAGAGGATAAGGGGCTTCCCAAGGATCGGGGCGTACGTTATCTCAGCGAACATAAATCATTCAACGATAATGGTTCCCTGCATACTGGGATGGATACTGCAGGTATAGTCATATACGCCCGGCGTTTCGAAGGCTCTGGTGTAGGATTGCCCCACCGCGAGGATTGGTGATTGTGTATCATCAGCAAACTTGATCCGGTGGATCACGCTGTCCTCGTTGGCCCACCGGATATTTGCCCCTGCCTTGACCTTGATCTGCGAGGGATTGAATGTCATCTTGCTTATGGTTATTGTATTATCCGATACCG encodes the following:
- a CDS encoding cupredoxin domain-containing protein, coding for MKHAIVILVIVAMLAIAAGCSQPAPAQQPPSTPTPAPVTSRAPSATYLPTTTVPVPVNTPSVSDNTITISKMTFNPSQIKVKAGANIRWANEDSVIHRIKFADDTQSPILAVGQSYTRAFETPGVYDYTCSIHPSMQGTIIVE